The following are encoded in a window of Amycolatopsis lexingtonensis genomic DNA:
- a CDS encoding alpha/beta fold hydrolase, translating to MKPTIVLVPGMWHGGWAWDRVAALLEADGHPCVRVTFPGRDRAPGDETFTGHCAHLTRVLAEVPGDVVLVGHSYGGAVLTEAGDAAGVRAMVFVSAFCLEPGESVASVNDAEAGSEAGVDDIREVDDHLVIDPETARAAFYHDCDPADAARAAGRLTPEHVSTRTAVVSRAAWRAVPSHFVVCTADRACTPAVQRKLANRTGSWSELAASHSPMLSMPAALAGAITGFAKEVTA from the coding sequence GTGAAACCCACGATCGTGCTCGTGCCGGGGATGTGGCACGGCGGCTGGGCCTGGGACCGCGTCGCGGCCCTCCTCGAAGCGGACGGCCACCCGTGTGTGCGAGTCACGTTCCCGGGCCGGGACCGGGCTCCGGGGGACGAGACCTTCACCGGGCACTGCGCCCACCTCACCCGGGTGCTCGCCGAAGTGCCGGGAGACGTCGTGCTCGTCGGCCACTCCTACGGCGGCGCGGTGCTGACCGAGGCCGGCGACGCCGCGGGCGTCCGGGCCATGGTGTTCGTCAGCGCGTTCTGCCTCGAACCGGGGGAGTCGGTCGCGTCGGTCAACGACGCCGAAGCCGGTTCCGAGGCCGGCGTCGACGACATCCGGGAGGTCGATGACCACCTGGTGATCGACCCGGAGACCGCGCGAGCCGCGTTCTACCACGACTGCGACCCCGCCGACGCGGCGCGCGCGGCCGGGCGGCTGACCCCCGAACACGTCAGCACGCGGACCGCCGTGGTGTCCCGGGCGGCCTGGCGGGCCGTCCCGTCGCACTTCGTCGTCTGCACGGCGGACCGGGCGTGCACCCCGGCCGTCCAGCGCAAGCTGGCGAACCGGACCGGCTCGTGGAGCGAGCTCGCGGCGAGCCACTCGCCGATGTTGTCCATGCCGGCCGCGCTGGCCGGCGCGATCACCGGCTTCGCGAAGGAGGTGACGGCATGA
- a CDS encoding SDR family NAD(P)-dependent oxidoreductase: MSAPVAIVTGGAGGLGQAIASALLADGFRVALLDRRGAREAAGRLGESATGVTADVTDEAAVRAALDEVEATWGRIDALVNNAGIEPRHSLEELDPATWRATLEVNLTGPALLIKHCVPRWRRQGGGRVVSIGSRVWLGGGATGSYSASKAGLVGLTREACRELGPLGVTVNVVAPSFVRTPLNAGKGDAGFVEAHARRDRRRRRVPRAVHPLTSKEKVMEDRLAVRELVENWALWRDSGDWERFATVWHPVDGWMTATWFQGPAEEFIAASKAGFDRGVSILHFLGGHTAEIRGDRAIAQTKMTIGQRATVDGVEVDVVCTGRFYDFCARHEGEWKIVRRQPIYEKDRLDPVDPAARLVLDPGLLGRFPAGYRHLGYLQTEAGFTVKDGLPGLTGPAVERLYDEGARWLAGSVTAGDPH, from the coding sequence ATGAGCGCTCCCGTCGCGATCGTCACCGGCGGAGCCGGCGGCCTGGGCCAGGCCATCGCCTCGGCGCTGCTGGCCGACGGCTTCCGCGTCGCCCTGCTCGATCGGCGTGGCGCGCGGGAAGCCGCCGGACGGCTCGGCGAATCCGCCACCGGGGTGACCGCGGACGTCACCGACGAAGCCGCGGTCCGCGCCGCGCTCGACGAGGTCGAGGCGACCTGGGGCCGGATCGACGCGCTCGTCAACAACGCCGGGATCGAACCGCGGCACTCGCTCGAGGAGCTGGACCCGGCGACCTGGCGCGCCACTCTCGAGGTCAACCTGACCGGACCGGCGCTGCTGATCAAGCACTGCGTCCCCCGGTGGCGCCGCCAAGGTGGCGGCCGGGTGGTGTCCATCGGCTCGCGGGTATGGCTCGGCGGCGGTGCGACCGGCTCGTACTCCGCGTCGAAGGCCGGCCTCGTCGGCCTGACGCGGGAAGCGTGCCGGGAACTCGGCCCGCTCGGGGTCACGGTGAACGTGGTGGCACCGAGTTTCGTGCGGACCCCGTTGAACGCCGGGAAGGGCGACGCCGGGTTCGTCGAAGCCCATGCCCGTCGCGATCGTCGCCGCCGGCGCGTTCCTCGCGCCGTTCATCCCCTGACCAGCAAGGAGAAAGTGATGGAAGACCGTCTCGCGGTGCGAGAGCTCGTCGAGAACTGGGCCTTGTGGCGTGATTCCGGCGACTGGGAGCGCTTCGCCACCGTCTGGCACCCGGTCGACGGCTGGATGACGGCGACCTGGTTCCAGGGGCCGGCCGAGGAGTTCATCGCCGCCAGCAAGGCCGGGTTCGACCGCGGGGTCAGCATCCTGCACTTCCTCGGCGGGCACACCGCCGAGATCCGCGGCGACCGGGCGATCGCGCAGACGAAGATGACGATCGGGCAGCGGGCCACTGTGGACGGTGTCGAGGTCGACGTCGTCTGCACCGGCCGGTTCTACGACTTCTGCGCCCGACACGAGGGGGAGTGGAAGATCGTGCGACGGCAGCCGATCTACGAGAAGGACCGGCTCGACCCGGTCGACCCGGCCGCCCGGCTCGTGCTCGACCCCGGGCTGCTCGGCCGCTTCCCGGCCGGGTACCGCCACCTCGGCTACCTGCAGACCGAGGCCGGGTTCACGGTCAAGGACGGGCTGCCGGGCCTGACCGGACCGGCGGTCGAGCGGCTGTACGACGAGGGTGCCCGCTGGCTGGCCGGTTCGGTCACCGCCGGCGACCCGCACTGA
- a CDS encoding intradiol ring-cleavage dioxygenase, translated as MTGFAEKTSAEVVAASFAGTPDPRLKRIVTSLVEHLHAFVKDIEPTEAEWQRAVGFLTATGRMCDETRQEFVLLSDVLGVSMLVDAINHRKPAGATETTVLGPFHLVDSPPRELGADISLDHNGEPCVFAGRVSSSDGTPLPGALVDVWQANGAGFYDVQQPGVQPERNLRGLFTTDEDGRFWLRTVVPRYYPIPDDGPVGKLLAATGRHPNRPAHIHVIAGAEGHVPVTTHVFVEGSPYLDSDTVFGVKETLVRPVTTVDDPGRAARFGVGNPFRLLEFDVVLAEVPR; from the coding sequence ATGACCGGCTTCGCCGAAAAGACCTCGGCCGAGGTCGTCGCCGCGAGTTTCGCAGGCACCCCCGATCCGCGGCTCAAGCGGATCGTCACCAGCCTGGTCGAGCACCTGCACGCGTTCGTCAAGGACATCGAACCGACCGAAGCGGAATGGCAGCGGGCCGTCGGCTTCCTCACCGCCACCGGGCGGATGTGCGACGAGACCCGGCAGGAGTTCGTCCTGCTGTCCGATGTGCTCGGGGTGTCGATGCTGGTCGACGCGATCAACCACCGCAAGCCCGCCGGCGCCACCGAAACCACCGTGCTCGGGCCGTTCCACCTGGTCGACTCCCCGCCGCGCGAGCTGGGTGCCGACATCTCGCTGGACCACAACGGCGAGCCGTGCGTGTTCGCCGGCCGGGTGTCCTCTTCGGACGGTACCCCGCTGCCCGGCGCGCTGGTCGACGTGTGGCAGGCCAACGGCGCCGGCTTCTACGACGTCCAGCAGCCCGGCGTGCAACCCGAACGCAACCTGCGCGGGCTCTTCACCACCGACGAGGACGGCCGCTTCTGGCTGCGGACCGTCGTGCCGCGGTACTACCCGATCCCGGACGACGGCCCGGTCGGCAAGCTGCTCGCCGCCACCGGGCGGCACCCCAACCGCCCCGCGCACATCCACGTCATCGCCGGCGCGGAAGGCCACGTCCCGGTCACCACCCACGTCTTCGTCGAAGGCAGCCCGTACCTCGACTCCGACACGGTGTTCGGCGTGAAGGAGACGCTCGTCCGGCCGGTCACGACCGTCGACGACCCCGGGCGGGCCGCGCGGTTCGGCGTCGGGAACCCCTTCCGGCTCCTCGAGTTCGACGTCGTCCTCGCCGAGGTGCCGCGATGA
- a CDS encoding maleylacetate reductase encodes MTREFVHESPPGRVVFGAGARHRLPGELERAGLRRPLVVCAPGAAGLAAELAPPGAGLHPHAAMHVPAAVAAEAVAAAAGTDGCVAVGGGSALGLAKAVAKETGLPVAAVPTTYSGSEMTPIWGITGETGKTTGRDPKVRPVLVVYDPELTLSLPAAFSVTSGVNALAHAAEALYAPDCSPVTALVAQEAARVTAAALPRVSADPLDLDARADLLHGSWLAGTALGSTTMSLHHQLCHILGGTFDLPHAPVHTAVLPHVLAVNLPAAPAARAALESAWDTPDPAGHVFRLAHGLGAEMSLKALGLPENGIDAVVDRALAAPYANPAPVTETVLRHLLHTAFTGESPTEDS; translated from the coding sequence ATGACCCGCGAATTCGTCCACGAATCCCCGCCGGGGCGGGTGGTCTTCGGTGCCGGCGCCCGGCACCGGCTGCCGGGGGAGCTCGAGCGGGCCGGGCTGCGCCGCCCGCTCGTCGTGTGCGCTCCCGGCGCGGCCGGCCTCGCGGCCGAGCTGGCACCCCCGGGCGCCGGACTGCACCCCCACGCCGCGATGCACGTCCCCGCCGCGGTCGCCGCCGAAGCCGTCGCGGCCGCGGCCGGGACCGACGGCTGCGTGGCCGTCGGCGGGGGCTCCGCGCTCGGCCTGGCCAAGGCGGTCGCCAAGGAGACCGGGTTGCCGGTCGCCGCCGTGCCGACGACCTACTCGGGCTCGGAGATGACCCCGATCTGGGGCATCACCGGCGAGACCGGGAAAACCACCGGCCGCGACCCGAAGGTCCGGCCCGTCCTCGTCGTCTACGACCCCGAGCTGACCCTCTCGCTGCCGGCGGCGTTCTCGGTGACCAGCGGCGTGAACGCCCTCGCCCACGCCGCGGAGGCGCTCTACGCACCGGATTGTTCGCCGGTCACGGCGCTCGTCGCGCAGGAGGCGGCGCGCGTCACGGCCGCCGCGCTGCCGCGGGTGTCCGCGGACCCGCTCGACCTCGACGCACGCGCGGACCTGCTCCACGGCTCCTGGCTCGCCGGAACGGCACTGGGATCGACCACGATGTCCCTGCACCACCAGCTCTGCCACATCCTCGGCGGCACCTTCGACCTCCCGCACGCACCGGTCCACACCGCGGTGCTCCCGCACGTCCTCGCGGTCAACCTGCCCGCCGCTCCCGCGGCCCGGGCCGCGCTGGAGTCCGCCTGGGACACCCCCGACCCCGCCGGTCACGTGTTCCGCCTGGCGCACGGCCTCGGCGCCGAAATGTCGCTGAAGGCACTGGGCCTGCCGGAGAACGGGATCGACGCGGTCGTCGACCGGGCGCTGGCCGCGCCCTACGCCAATCCCGCGCCCGTCACCGAAACCGTTCTGCGGCACCTGCTCCACACCGCCTTCACCGGCGAAAGTCCAACGGAGGACTCATGA
- a CDS encoding sugar phosphate isomerase/epimerase family protein: protein MTCSANTLRFADLPTRVASAAAAGFTGIGLRLTDYLGAGLSDEDIRDLLDRHGVRVLELEHTWDWAAGEDPVEEAMWRLAGHVGFRHLNIPMFFPHPVRDLIEPFGAFCDRAARHGVRVGFEFLPYSHVRTIGEAARVVAAADRPNGGVTLDLWHWFRSGARPADLAEVPASAITTVQLNDVRPEPGPDLTDEARHRRLLPGRGAGDTAGVLRALRTHVVTAPVSVEVFSDDLDALPAAETARLAFDAGAAVLDSAGLAAPAWRTNLEAAR, encoded by the coding sequence TTGACTTGCAGCGCAAACACCTTGCGCTTCGCCGACCTGCCCACCCGCGTCGCCTCGGCGGCCGCGGCGGGCTTCACCGGGATCGGCTTGCGCCTGACCGACTACCTCGGCGCCGGACTGTCCGATGAGGACATCCGTGACCTGCTCGACCGGCACGGCGTCCGCGTCCTCGAGCTCGAGCACACCTGGGACTGGGCCGCCGGGGAGGATCCGGTGGAGGAGGCGATGTGGCGGCTGGCCGGTCACGTCGGGTTCCGGCACCTCAACATTCCGATGTTCTTCCCGCACCCGGTGCGTGACCTGATCGAGCCCTTCGGCGCGTTCTGCGACCGCGCGGCCCGCCACGGCGTGCGGGTCGGGTTCGAGTTCCTGCCCTACAGCCACGTCCGGACCATCGGGGAGGCGGCACGGGTGGTGGCCGCCGCGGACCGCCCGAACGGCGGCGTCACGCTCGACCTGTGGCACTGGTTCCGCTCCGGCGCCCGGCCCGCCGACCTCGCCGAGGTGCCGGCGTCGGCGATCACGACGGTCCAGCTGAACGACGTGCGGCCCGAGCCCGGCCCGGATCTCACGGACGAAGCCCGGCACCGCCGCCTGCTCCCCGGCCGGGGTGCCGGGGACACCGCGGGTGTCCTGCGGGCGTTGCGTACGCACGTCGTCACCGCGCCGGTCTCCGTCGAGGTCTTCTCCGACGACCTCGACGCGCTCCCGGCCGCCGAAACGGCCCGGCTGGCGTTCGACGCCGGGGCCGCCGTCCTCGATTCCGCGGGGCTCGCCGCGCCGGCCTGGCGCACGAACCTGGAGGCGGCCCGATGA